One window from the genome of Cherax quadricarinatus isolate ZL_2023a chromosome 14, ASM3850222v1, whole genome shotgun sequence encodes:
- the LOC128698520 gene encoding histone-lysine N-methyltransferase SETD1B-like isoform X2, translating to MQGQEHESTDPKVAKTGILKGGKLWKNGDGKKPKAKVEEEEVDEPRRSVRFSGRDEYSLLENLPLDKIPLDAANSAALARFMPKLRELGMLLGEGHEDWHVELSPIKTEPDGSPSVTNADMSNEDQQKQLPPQLDDEHIKESMQRYDEMRRRIAAAEGRDNTSVCSDESKSSSDSQSSDSTMTETRIRRLENADVAHVAGGVMRSNSEVRRAIERNALRRSLIRFSDARKKDTNKNDKSEKGETSLLEKLKWLTASEDATNGNSEQKDDEDQEGEEDEDDKDSSKNLDPKVQETIAQYRKLAEMFNKTTSLRATDILVPRDVREWKLQSDLFPDIKGPLLDSDGDDLTETHSGSTTPTLFQAIPAVSISDLISDEENDKLIYSGGVRYTREGTLPPASEDAEDEEDGQQAPASASTASEARKQFLSQMSSHQPIINGVSAHPGDRSSLASNSDSYTFDDIDEALHDDRSSSVPSSSQSSPRLSGKSDMDGTSTTESGYSSNETNGELCPINGLSVSGAQILGLPAGGVDIDELAEFVRQDAGRMERLRRRYDAGELEDHGFIRRPSVRGIKPRFGSTTDLLKQMATQLAPPAMAQSGMAGSHMTWPYRDVGDDESGPPQRRRASTNRAVLPALQEDMLYIPTSDLSPQGGPSPSTSSATVTSLTHTKAPRVVHVYASTGDLRAPPPPRLVVPRESPPPDLIRPGNVSVPVRAHSLSMSQVPLDGPVQGMVMAPQMPTPIVHEHHYSTCRRPSSVHGHLPPDSLVTRSVPPPQAGRPHSTLSHYPNPRVPVHYHPYEEPPPSHASYEGGHQPLAQRGSYPGTIPAPIPSSHYQPPMIPHDPTRYPNPPPYGSQHPHSRPPIASPREGAPYTRTVHPQMHSVPQVSSMPLGSVQVHQCGPRHPPHVRLVGGSSVTDQACSPVWSHQHLQPPHPHIHQNYPSHPVSSHPSYTTPIVPDSITSTRPSGQPVGPPIGPPIINGSVGKLDGLRDERGVPEGASSSPRGPVDAQYPASHGSPTRDATLMHRLPPPVNMT from the coding sequence ATGCAGGGGCAGGAACACGAGTCTACCGATCCAAAGGTGGCCAAGACCGGCATTTTAAAAGGCGGGAAACTTTGGAAGAACGGTGACGGTAAGAAACCTAAAGCTAAAgtcgaggaggaggaggtggatgaGCCCCGACGCTCAGTAAGGTTCTCCGGAAGAGACGAATATAGTCTTCTGGAAAACTTACCATTGGACAAGATTCCCCTAGACGCTGCTAATTCGGCTGCACTGGCCAGGTTCATGCCAAAGCTGAGAGAGTTAGGGATGCTTCTTGGGGAGGGGCATGAAGACTGGCATGTGGAACTCAGCCCCATCAAGACAGAGCCCGACGGGAGCCCTTCAGTGACCAACGCTGACATGTCAAATGAGGATCAGCAGAAGCAACTTCCACCGCAGTTGGATGATGAACACATTAAGGAATCTATGCAGCGTTATGATGAAATGCGGCGTCGTATCGCAGCAGCCGAGGGTCGTGACAACACCAGCGTCTGCAGTGATGAATCAAAGAGTTCATCAGATTCCCAGTCATCGGATTCAACAATGACTGAAACAAGAATCCGTAGGCTGGAGAACGCCGATGTAGCGCATGTGGCTGGCGGTGTTATGAGAAGCAACAGTGAGGTGAGGAGAGCCATTGAGCGCAATGCTCTCAGGCGCTCTTTGATTCGTTTCTCTGACGCTCGCAAGAAAGATACCAATAAGAATGACAAAAGTGAGAAAGGTGAAACATCATTGTTAGAAAAACTCAAGTGGCTGACTGCATCAGAAGACGCAACTAATGGGAATTCAGAGCAAAAAGATGATGAGGACCaagagggtgaggaggatgaagATGACAAGGATTCCTCAAAGAACCTTGACCCCAAGGTACAAGAGACTATTGCTCAATATCGTAaactagcagaaatgttcaacaaAACGACATCATTGCGTGCAACTGACATCTTAGTACCACGAGATGTACGAGAGTGGAAGCTTCAGTCAGATCTTTTCCCAGACATCAAGGGACCTTTATTGGACTCCGATGGAGATGATCTTACCGAAACTCACTCTGGctccaccacaccaacattgTTTCAAGCAATTCCCGCTGTATCCATCTCTGATCTTATCTCTGACGAAGAAAACGACAAACTTATTTATAGCGGAGGTGTAAGATATACTCGAGAGGGAACTTTACCACCAGCTTCTGAAGATgcagaagatgaggaagatggtcAGCAAGCCCCAGCCTCTGCATCTACAGCGTCAGAGGCAAGGAAGCAGTTTCTTTCACAAATGTCAAGTCATCAGCCTATCATTAATGGAGTCTCTGCTCATCCTGGTGATCGGTCTTCTCTCGCCTCAAACTCAGATTCATACACGTTCGACGATATTGATGAAGCCCTGCACGATGACCGGTCCTCGTCAGTCCCATCATCCTCACAGTCCTCACCGCGACTCTCGGGAAAGAGTGACATGGATGGTACAAGCACAACAGAGAGCGGTTATAGCAGCAATGAGACGAATGGAGAACTATGTCCAATAAACGGTCTGTCAGTGAGCGGAGCGCAGATACTTGGATTACCTGCGGGTGGTGTTGACATAGACGAGTTAGCTGAGTTTGTGCGCCAGGATGCAGGCCGCATGGAGCGTCTACGTCGTCGGTATGACGCTGGAGAACTAGAAGATCATGGCTTTATCAGGCGACCCTCTGTACGAGGTATTAAGCCTCGATTTGGATCCACTACAGATCTTTTAAAACAAATGGCAACCCAGTTAGCACCTCCTGCCATGGCACAGTCTGGGATGGCCGGGTCACACATGACTTGGCCATACCGAGATGTTGGGGATGATGAGTCTGGTCCTCCTCAGCGTCGACGAGCTTCCACAAATAGAGCTGTTCTTCCTGCTCTACAGGAGGACATGCTTTATATCCCCACATCTGACCTATCTCCTCAAGGAGGTCCCTCGCCTTCTACATCTTCAGCCACTGTAACTTCTCTCACGCACACTAAGGCACCGCGTGTCGTTCACGTGTATGCCAGCACAGGGGACTTGAGAGCTCCACCACCGCCGCGACTGGTAGTTCCAAGAGAATCCCCTCCACCAGATTTAATCCGACCTGGTAATGTTTCAGTACCTGTTAGAGCACACAGTCTTTCCATGTCTCAGGTACCTTTAGATGGACCAGTACAGGGCATGGTGATGGCCCCTCAGATGCCAACCCCGATTGTACATGAACATCATTACTCAACTTGTAGAAGGCCTTCCTCAGTGCATGGTCATTTACCTCCTGATTCTTTAGTAACAAGGAGTGTGCCTCCTCCACAAGCAGGTCGACCTCACTCCACGCTTTCTCATTACCCAAACCCTCGCGTTCCTGTGCACTACCACCCATATGAAGAGCCCCCACCATCTCATGCCTCGTATGAAGGTGGGCATCAGCCTCTGGCTCAACGTGGGTCTTACCCTGGAACCATCCCTGCCCCTATTCCTTCATCCCATTACCAACCACCCATGATCCCTCATGACCCAACAAGATACCCCAATCCTCCTCCCTATGGCTCTCAACACCCACACTCTCGACCACCAATTGCATCACCTAGAGAAGGAGCGCCGTACACACGCACAGTACATCCACAAATGCACTCTGTACCCCAGGTATCTTCCATGCCTCTAGGATCTGTACAAGTGCATCAATGTGGACCAAGACACCCTCCACACGTGAGActagttggtgggagtagtgtcACAGACCAAGCGTGTTCACCAGTCTGGTCTCATCAGCATTTACAGCCTCCTCACCCTCACATTCACCAGAACTACCCATCCCATCCTGTATCTAGTCACCCCAGCTATACCACACCCATAGTGCCAGATAGCATCACTTCAACACGACCTTCAGGACAACCTGTTGGGCCTCCTATAGGGCCACCTATCATTAACGGCAGTGTTGGAAAACTAGATGGGTTGAGAGATGAAAGAGGCGTTCCCGAGGGAGCGTCTTCGTCTCCTCGTGGCCCTGTGGACGCTCAGTACCCTGCCTCTCATGGCTCTCCGACACGTGATGCCACTCTCATGCACCGGCTTCCTCCGCCAGTCAACATGACCTGA
- the LOC128698520 gene encoding uncharacterized protein isoform X1: MGVCDLASEGSHLNTMGRDTECGSSEGLVVDPDAPRPHLPDLVTHRSSVTQLTVENVRHHDQLMQGQEHESTDPKVAKTGILKGGKLWKNGDGKKPKAKVEEEEVDEPRRSVRFSGRDEYSLLENLPLDKIPLDAANSAALARFMPKLRELGMLLGEGHEDWHVELSPIKTEPDGSPSVTNADMSNEDQQKQLPPQLDDEHIKESMQRYDEMRRRIAAAEGRDNTSVCSDESKSSSDSQSSDSTMTETRIRRLENADVAHVAGGVMRSNSEVRRAIERNALRRSLIRFSDARKKDTNKNDKSEKGETSLLEKLKWLTASEDATNGNSEQKDDEDQEGEEDEDDKDSSKNLDPKVQETIAQYRKLAEMFNKTTSLRATDILVPRDVREWKLQSDLFPDIKGPLLDSDGDDLTETHSGSTTPTLFQAIPAVSISDLISDEENDKLIYSGGVRYTREGTLPPASEDAEDEEDGQQAPASASTASEARKQFLSQMSSHQPIINGVSAHPGDRSSLASNSDSYTFDDIDEALHDDRSSSVPSSSQSSPRLSGKSDMDGTSTTESGYSSNETNGELCPINGLSVSGAQILGLPAGGVDIDELAEFVRQDAGRMERLRRRYDAGELEDHGFIRRPSVRGIKPRFGSTTDLLKQMATQLAPPAMAQSGMAGSHMTWPYRDVGDDESGPPQRRRASTNRAVLPALQEDMLYIPTSDLSPQGGPSPSTSSATVTSLTHTKAPRVVHVYASTGDLRAPPPPRLVVPRESPPPDLIRPGNVSVPVRAHSLSMSQVPLDGPVQGMVMAPQMPTPIVHEHHYSTCRRPSSVHGHLPPDSLVTRSVPPPQAGRPHSTLSHYPNPRVPVHYHPYEEPPPSHASYEGGHQPLAQRGSYPGTIPAPIPSSHYQPPMIPHDPTRYPNPPPYGSQHPHSRPPIASPREGAPYTRTVHPQMHSVPQVSSMPLGSVQVHQCGPRHPPHVRLVGGSSVTDQACSPVWSHQHLQPPHPHIHQNYPSHPVSSHPSYTTPIVPDSITSTRPSGQPVGPPIGPPIINGSVGKLDGLRDERGVPEGASSSPRGPVDAQYPASHGSPTRDATLMHRLPPPVNMT; encoded by the coding sequence ATACTGAGTGTGGAAGCAGCgagggactggtggtggatcCTGATGCACCAAGACCTCACCTGCCCGACCTGGTCACCCACCGGTCGTCAGTGACGCAGCTGACGGTGGAGAACGTCCGTCACCATGACCAGTTGATGCAGGGGCAGGAACACGAGTCTACCGATCCAAAGGTGGCCAAGACCGGCATTTTAAAAGGCGGGAAACTTTGGAAGAACGGTGACGGTAAGAAACCTAAAGCTAAAgtcgaggaggaggaggtggatgaGCCCCGACGCTCAGTAAGGTTCTCCGGAAGAGACGAATATAGTCTTCTGGAAAACTTACCATTGGACAAGATTCCCCTAGACGCTGCTAATTCGGCTGCACTGGCCAGGTTCATGCCAAAGCTGAGAGAGTTAGGGATGCTTCTTGGGGAGGGGCATGAAGACTGGCATGTGGAACTCAGCCCCATCAAGACAGAGCCCGACGGGAGCCCTTCAGTGACCAACGCTGACATGTCAAATGAGGATCAGCAGAAGCAACTTCCACCGCAGTTGGATGATGAACACATTAAGGAATCTATGCAGCGTTATGATGAAATGCGGCGTCGTATCGCAGCAGCCGAGGGTCGTGACAACACCAGCGTCTGCAGTGATGAATCAAAGAGTTCATCAGATTCCCAGTCATCGGATTCAACAATGACTGAAACAAGAATCCGTAGGCTGGAGAACGCCGATGTAGCGCATGTGGCTGGCGGTGTTATGAGAAGCAACAGTGAGGTGAGGAGAGCCATTGAGCGCAATGCTCTCAGGCGCTCTTTGATTCGTTTCTCTGACGCTCGCAAGAAAGATACCAATAAGAATGACAAAAGTGAGAAAGGTGAAACATCATTGTTAGAAAAACTCAAGTGGCTGACTGCATCAGAAGACGCAACTAATGGGAATTCAGAGCAAAAAGATGATGAGGACCaagagggtgaggaggatgaagATGACAAGGATTCCTCAAAGAACCTTGACCCCAAGGTACAAGAGACTATTGCTCAATATCGTAaactagcagaaatgttcaacaaAACGACATCATTGCGTGCAACTGACATCTTAGTACCACGAGATGTACGAGAGTGGAAGCTTCAGTCAGATCTTTTCCCAGACATCAAGGGACCTTTATTGGACTCCGATGGAGATGATCTTACCGAAACTCACTCTGGctccaccacaccaacattgTTTCAAGCAATTCCCGCTGTATCCATCTCTGATCTTATCTCTGACGAAGAAAACGACAAACTTATTTATAGCGGAGGTGTAAGATATACTCGAGAGGGAACTTTACCACCAGCTTCTGAAGATgcagaagatgaggaagatggtcAGCAAGCCCCAGCCTCTGCATCTACAGCGTCAGAGGCAAGGAAGCAGTTTCTTTCACAAATGTCAAGTCATCAGCCTATCATTAATGGAGTCTCTGCTCATCCTGGTGATCGGTCTTCTCTCGCCTCAAACTCAGATTCATACACGTTCGACGATATTGATGAAGCCCTGCACGATGACCGGTCCTCGTCAGTCCCATCATCCTCACAGTCCTCACCGCGACTCTCGGGAAAGAGTGACATGGATGGTACAAGCACAACAGAGAGCGGTTATAGCAGCAATGAGACGAATGGAGAACTATGTCCAATAAACGGTCTGTCAGTGAGCGGAGCGCAGATACTTGGATTACCTGCGGGTGGTGTTGACATAGACGAGTTAGCTGAGTTTGTGCGCCAGGATGCAGGCCGCATGGAGCGTCTACGTCGTCGGTATGACGCTGGAGAACTAGAAGATCATGGCTTTATCAGGCGACCCTCTGTACGAGGTATTAAGCCTCGATTTGGATCCACTACAGATCTTTTAAAACAAATGGCAACCCAGTTAGCACCTCCTGCCATGGCACAGTCTGGGATGGCCGGGTCACACATGACTTGGCCATACCGAGATGTTGGGGATGATGAGTCTGGTCCTCCTCAGCGTCGACGAGCTTCCACAAATAGAGCTGTTCTTCCTGCTCTACAGGAGGACATGCTTTATATCCCCACATCTGACCTATCTCCTCAAGGAGGTCCCTCGCCTTCTACATCTTCAGCCACTGTAACTTCTCTCACGCACACTAAGGCACCGCGTGTCGTTCACGTGTATGCCAGCACAGGGGACTTGAGAGCTCCACCACCGCCGCGACTGGTAGTTCCAAGAGAATCCCCTCCACCAGATTTAATCCGACCTGGTAATGTTTCAGTACCTGTTAGAGCACACAGTCTTTCCATGTCTCAGGTACCTTTAGATGGACCAGTACAGGGCATGGTGATGGCCCCTCAGATGCCAACCCCGATTGTACATGAACATCATTACTCAACTTGTAGAAGGCCTTCCTCAGTGCATGGTCATTTACCTCCTGATTCTTTAGTAACAAGGAGTGTGCCTCCTCCACAAGCAGGTCGACCTCACTCCACGCTTTCTCATTACCCAAACCCTCGCGTTCCTGTGCACTACCACCCATATGAAGAGCCCCCACCATCTCATGCCTCGTATGAAGGTGGGCATCAGCCTCTGGCTCAACGTGGGTCTTACCCTGGAACCATCCCTGCCCCTATTCCTTCATCCCATTACCAACCACCCATGATCCCTCATGACCCAACAAGATACCCCAATCCTCCTCCCTATGGCTCTCAACACCCACACTCTCGACCACCAATTGCATCACCTAGAGAAGGAGCGCCGTACACACGCACAGTACATCCACAAATGCACTCTGTACCCCAGGTATCTTCCATGCCTCTAGGATCTGTACAAGTGCATCAATGTGGACCAAGACACCCTCCACACGTGAGActagttggtgggagtagtgtcACAGACCAAGCGTGTTCACCAGTCTGGTCTCATCAGCATTTACAGCCTCCTCACCCTCACATTCACCAGAACTACCCATCCCATCCTGTATCTAGTCACCCCAGCTATACCACACCCATAGTGCCAGATAGCATCACTTCAACACGACCTTCAGGACAACCTGTTGGGCCTCCTATAGGGCCACCTATCATTAACGGCAGTGTTGGAAAACTAGATGGGTTGAGAGATGAAAGAGGCGTTCCCGAGGGAGCGTCTTCGTCTCCTCGTGGCCCTGTGGACGCTCAGTACCCTGCCTCTCATGGCTCTCCGACACGTGATGCCACTCTCATGCACCGGCTTCCTCCGCCAGTCAACATGACCTGA